The genomic window TAAGCTAGCGCTATCTTCCATGTCGTATGTGCCACCAGTTTGTACATCAATAAAATTGACAATGGTTAATGTAGAGTTAGATTGTTGTGTCAATGTAGCACCGTTTTCAATGGTTAGGTTGAGGCCATTGCCATCGGTAGTGCCGTCTATTATTGGATCATACCCTCCAGTGTCGGGTATTATTATACAGTTTGTGTTCATAGGTACACCAATAGGTAGCCAATTGGTGTCTATATTCCAATCTGTATTACCTAATGTGCCGTTCCATAGTTTACCTATTATATAATCGGCTTGATATCTAATGCTAGGATCACTAGGACATGCACCCCAGAAAGAATATACACCAGGTGTATTTGTATCAGTAAGCGGAGAGCCAACTACACCGACAGGGTCAAAAGAAGAGCCGCTACCAATAGGTGTTCCGCCCACAGCTGTTGTATACCAATCTATGTCACCTGCTGGACCTGTTACAGTCCATGTAAATGGCCCAGTATGGGTAGTGCTACTAAATGAAAATTTTGTAGTAACCAAAGTGTAAGTTGTACCTGCTACAAGATTTGCTGTAATTTGAGGGTCTAGGTCGGGGCCATCGTCATCGTCACCAGCAATATACCCTGCAGAACAAGCTCCTGGTACAAATCCAGAAGCAGTTTCATATATGTATCCCATGGCATCAAAATAAGGGACTGGTGTTTCCATTGCAAACACATAAGTTCCTGTGGTATCTACTGTGAAATCTACAGAAGTGTAATTTGATGTGTCAGTAGTGTCAAAAGAACATGGGTCGATACTTGAAATAAATATTTCTGGCTGTAATGCAACACTATCTGTAGCTGCATTCAAATTTCCATTGATTGTATTTCCAATACTTAATAGACCTTGGCAACTATATGTAGATGTTAATGGTTGACTTGCATCACCAGGACAATCTAAAGCTACTCCATAAACATCTGGAGGAATGGGTGAAGTAGCACAAATTCCAAATGCACCTTGATTGTCATTACCATATTCCCAAAAACGTATATATATGGTTTCTCCTGGAGTTCTGCCTGTCAAGGTTATCATAGACATCAGTCCGTTGTCGCTATCGTCGTCATCACACTCAATAAGTGTTAGATTCGCACAACTACCTGAGTAAAGAGCCATACCACTGTCTGTAATTCCAGAAGATTGAGTGTCAATAGTAATTTCTCCTGAAGCATTTACAACAACTGAAAACCAAATATCACCTCCCGAGTAAGATGCACATCCTGGAGAAGGAACTCCTGAGCTACTTGAGGCACCAGAATTGCTATATGCTGTATAACTACAGGTCGAAGTAGTTGTGAGTGGAATTGCATCAATACACTCATCATTACTTAATGGTGGTGGTGGGTCTGCAATTAGGGTTACAGTAATATCCCCTGTTTCATTGAAGGAAGGGGTAGTTGCACAATTATATTCATTAACCTGGATTCGGTAGTCTCCAGTGGATGGTGGTACAAAATCAATTGAAGCCGCTGTGCCAGTACAAGCAGGGCCATTATCATCGTTATATGCAACAGAAGCACCTGCCACAGTTCTAATAGTCATTTGAGTGTCAACACCAGAGCCACAGTTTGATACTCTATATGTTGCGTTTGCTATCATGTTAGTCACTCTAAAATTATTTCTTCCTGCATTATTTAGTGGAGGATTACAGTAAATAGAATTACCAACAACAGTAGGTGCAGGTGTTGTGCATTGATCTGTTCCAAAAGAAGCACATTGCCCCATAACATTAGTCGTGAAGCCTAAAAAAATTATAATCAGAGCTAGTAAAAATTTCTTCATAAGCAAAAGCGTTGAAATTTAGAATTACTAGTTTTACGGTTTCTAGTAAATTCATTTTATCTTATGTGGTTATTCAATATTGAATAACCACAAACGTTGGTTGGTTACCATGAAGAAAGGTTAGTATATAATTATACCAAGGAGCTGGTAAGATTATGTTGTAAATAGAAGATTATGTGGGGATTATGGGTAAATGTAAAAAAAATAAAATTAATTTAACATTTTATTAAATAAATTATTAAGAAAATAGGTGTTGTGTTGAGAATAACTTGAGCTGTTGGTTGTTAAAATACAGAAACAGGCAATTGACCTACCGAAACATATCATTTGAACGTGAGGCATGTATAAATGAAAAAGACCTCGATTATTTAAAAAAGAGGCCTTTTTGGAATTTTGTAAAGTATTTTAAAAAATAATCTTAGCTATTTTTTGTTTGCCATCCGCTAGTTTAATTTTTAACAATAGTGTGGCATTGTAAGGTGAAATAGATTCAATAGAAAATCTACTAGCGTTAACAGATTTATTGAAGTATAACGTTCTTCCTAAAATATCGTAAACATCTATTGAAGCAATAGTTCCATAATCTGACTTTACGGTTATTTTATCATTGTCCTCAAAAACACTTATACCGTTCAGAGTATCAAAATCATCTAAACCAAGTGTCGTGTTGGTAAATCTTAAGATAAAGCGATCGTTAATAATTCCTGATTCACTTGTGAACGAGTAAGGTGATTCTTTAATGTTATGGATAGTGTCATTGAGTAGATCTTCAATAAAAATATCTTGATTGCTGTCATAGAATACACCTTGCAAGGTATTGATGGCTATGGTCTGTATTCCAGATTCTGAAATATTAAGACCAATCGGTACCTGATCGTTAACATCAAAAGGTAATTGACGTCCTTGTATAAGGTATGCTTTTTCATCTATTAAGGAATAAAGGTCCAGTCCATTTCCAGTGGTGGTTGGCGCATCAAACATTCTGTCTTCGTCGTTAGTAGCACCATCAACATAG from Winogradskyella sp. MH6 includes these protein-coding regions:
- a CDS encoding T9SS sorting signal type C domain-containing protein, whose amino-acid sequence is MKKFLLALIIIFLGFTTNVMGQCASFGTDQCTTPAPTVVGNSIYCNPPLNNAGRNNFRVTNMIANATYRVSNCGSGVDTQMTIRTVAGASVAYNDDNGPACTGTAASIDFVPPSTGDYRIQVNEYNCATTPSFNETGDITVTLIADPPPPLSNDECIDAIPLTTTSTCSYTAYSNSGASSSSGVPSPGCASYSGGDIWFSVVVNASGEITIDTQSSGITDSGMALYSGSCANLTLIECDDDDSDNGLMSMITLTGRTPGETIYIRFWEYGNDNQGAFGICATSPIPPDVYGVALDCPGDASQPLTSTYSCQGLLSIGNTINGNLNAATDSVALQPEIFISSIDPCSFDTTDTSNYTSVDFTVDTTGTYVFAMETPVPYFDAMGYIYETASGFVPGACSAGYIAGDDDDGPDLDPQITANLVAGTTYTLVTTKFSFSSTTHTGPFTWTVTGPAGDIDWYTTAVGGTPIGSGSSFDPVGVVGSPLTDTNTPGVYSFWGACPSDPSIRYQADYIIGKLWNGTLGNTDWNIDTNWLPIGVPMNTNCIIIPDTGGYDPIIDGTTDGNGLNLTIENGATLTQQSNSTLTIVNFIDVQTGGTYDMEDSASLIQVDDVANTVDGTFTMDRDTNIRVNDYVYWSSPVTSFDIQNVSPGTPNGYKYEWLPFVNRVPGPPGPLDYGEWQAYNSGPMDIGKGYIVKGPTGHTATPSNFTATFSGTPNNGQITQNIQRSTYTGANYFYNPYGNDLLMVTSDDDNWNLIGNPYPSAIDAIDFLTHTGNGNITGSVYLWTHDTDIAIAPDPFYDDYVYNYDVADYIAYNSSGTSTPTGFNGNIGAGQGFFVLMTDAATTNETVTFDNTMRSSAYANDQFYRTSNPSDMDGSAANRIWLDYVNPSGQSNTTLVAYVDGATNDEDRMFDAPTTTGNGLDLYSLIDEKAYLIQGRQLPFDVNDQVPIGLNISESGIQTIAINTLQGVFYDSNQDIFIEDLLNDTIHNIKESPYSFTSESGIINDRFILRFTNTTLGLDDFDTLNGISVFEDNDKITVKSDYGTIASIDVYDILGRTLYFNKSVNASRFSIESISPYNATLLLKIKLADGKQKIAKIIF